One Haloplanus sp. GDY1 DNA window includes the following coding sequences:
- a CDS encoding zinc finger domain-containing protein encodes MTVSCNRQACDRTWLRDPVLEVHCPSCGADIGTKCKRPSGHGGNFVHPHAARDRLAVAEGHYGHCPLEICAESLAEMAGGTATGASKGATANTKTSEASGSTSQLTFEEL; translated from the coding sequence ATGACCGTTTCCTGCAATCGACAGGCGTGCGACCGGACCTGGCTTCGAGACCCCGTCCTCGAAGTCCACTGCCCCTCCTGTGGAGCCGACATCGGCACGAAGTGCAAGCGTCCCTCGGGACACGGCGGGAATTTCGTCCATCCACACGCCGCCCGTGACCGCCTCGCTGTCGCCGAGGGACACTACGGCCACTGCCCGCTGGAAATCTGTGCGGAATCCCTCGCCGAAATGGCGGGAGGGACAGCCACCGGGGCCTCGAAGGGAGCAACGGCCAACACCAAGACCTCCGAAGCGTCCGGATCGACCAGCCAACTCACGTTCGAGGAGCTTTGA